In Anaeromicrobium sediminis, the following are encoded in one genomic region:
- a CDS encoding undecaprenyl-phosphate glucose phosphotransferase: MIKENQKFLNGMMIAVDGLVICISLILSYFIRFYVNIFNTNQIRLSFKEYLMPLIIILPLYYILYNVYNLYSPHRRKSLDSEINSLIKINIIGLGILMSMFYIFKNVHYSRYVLLIFSIINTINSSLERYFIRRTLREIRSKGYNLKHVLIIGAGELGCNFAKKINDNKYLGYNIIGFLDDNKQPGYKVSKSHILGSIDELSHIIMKRNIDEIMIALPLGEYGKLGAIISTCEKYGVKAQIIPDYYKYIPAKPYVDVIDDLAIINIRHVPLDFPFNRLIKRILDVILSSIGIIILSPLLITIATGVKLSSPGPILFKQERVGLHRRNFNMYKFRSMKVQTHEDEKVKWTIKEDPRKTKFGSFIRKTSIDELPQLFNVLKGDMSLIGPRPERPYFVEKFREEIPKYMIKHHVRPGITGWAQVNGWRGDTSIKERIKCDLYYIENWNLWLDIKIIFLTIWKGFVNKNAY, translated from the coding sequence ATGATAAAAGAAAACCAAAAATTTTTAAATGGAATGATGATTGCTGTAGATGGATTAGTTATATGTATATCTTTAATATTAAGTTACTTTATAAGATTTTACGTAAATATATTTAATACAAATCAAATTAGATTATCTTTTAAAGAGTATTTAATGCCACTTATAATTATATTACCACTGTATTATATATTATATAATGTTTATAATTTATATAGTCCACACAGAAGAAAATCTTTAGATAGTGAAATTAATTCTTTAATAAAGATAAATATTATTGGTCTAGGCATATTGATGAGTATGTTCTATATATTTAAAAATGTTCATTATTCAAGATATGTACTGCTCATATTTTCAATAATCAATACAATTAACTCATCTCTAGAAAGGTATTTCATAAGAAGGACATTAAGAGAAATTAGGAGTAAAGGATATAATTTAAAACACGTATTAATTATAGGAGCAGGTGAACTAGGATGTAATTTTGCTAAAAAAATAAATGATAACAAATATCTAGGGTACAATATAATAGGATTTCTAGATGATAATAAGCAGCCGGGATACAAGGTTTCAAAATCTCACATATTAGGATCTATAGATGAATTATCCCATATAATTATGAAAAGAAATATAGATGAAATAATGATAGCCTTACCTCTTGGTGAATATGGTAAATTAGGAGCCATAATAAGTACCTGTGAAAAATATGGAGTTAAAGCTCAAATAATACCTGACTATTATAAGTATATTCCTGCAAAACCATATGTAGATGTTATAGATGATTTAGCAATAATTAATATTAGACATGTACCTCTTGATTTTCCCTTTAACAGATTAATAAAAAGAATATTAGATGTAATATTGTCATCCATAGGAATAATAATATTGTCTCCACTGTTAATAACAATAGCTACAGGTGTAAAATTATCATCACCAGGACCTATATTATTTAAACAAGAGAGGGTTGGCCTCCATAGACGAAACTTTAACATGTACAAATTTAGAAGCATGAAAGTACAAACTCACGAAGATGAAAAGGTAAAATGGACTATAAAAGAAGATCCAAGAAAAACTAAATTTGGATCATTTATTAGAAAAACTAGTATAGATGAGTTGCCTCAACTATTTAATGTATTAAAAGGAGATATGAGCCTTATAGGTCCAAGACCTGAGCGACCATATTTTGTAGAAAAATTTAGAGAAGAAATTCCAAAATACATGATAAAACATCATGTGAGACCAGGTATAACAGGATGGGCTCAAGTAAATGGTTGGCGTGGAGATACATCTATAAAAGAAAGAATAAAATGTGATTTATATTATATAGAAAATTGGAACTTATGGTTAGATATAAAAATAATATTTCTAACTATTTGGAAAGGTTTTGTAAACAAGAACGCATATTAA
- a CDS encoding nucleotide sugar dehydrogenase: MKKICVVGLGYIGLPTSAMFAHSGVKVVGVDVTQHVVDTLNKGQMHIEEPGLDVYVKEMVETGMFRAQTEPEEADAFIVAVPTPNKDNEYKGCDLKYVVSATKAILPYVKKGNLIIIESTIGPRTIDDVIKPLVEEAGFVAGKDIYLAHCPERVLPGQIIREMVENSRICGGYTRACAEKAAELYKAFVKGEIVITDAKTAEMSKLMENTFRDVNIALANELAKVCNYLDVNVLDVIQMANKHPRVNLHTPGPGVGGHCLAVDPYFIVDKAPELAKIINLSRETNCSMPAYVVENVEKILKDIKDPKISVFGLTYKGNIDDMRESPAMDIVHILKDKGHNVVLHDPHVCSDEVEILGFNDAIIDSDMILILADHNEFKNMDLRSIEENMSTPYIFDTKNIVQNINIKAQNPVIMDEVAATKEKGIVYINYGNLSQHI; encoded by the coding sequence ATGAAAAAAATATGTGTAGTGGGATTAGGTTACATTGGTCTACCTACATCTGCTATGTTCGCTCATAGTGGTGTAAAGGTAGTAGGAGTGGACGTAACCCAACATGTTGTAGATACATTGAATAAAGGTCAAATGCATATAGAAGAACCAGGACTGGATGTATATGTAAAGGAAATGGTTGAAACAGGTATGTTCAGAGCACAAACAGAGCCAGAAGAAGCAGATGCTTTCATAGTAGCAGTACCTACTCCTAATAAGGATAATGAGTATAAAGGATGCGATTTAAAATACGTAGTATCAGCTACTAAGGCAATATTACCTTATGTAAAAAAAGGAAATTTAATTATAATAGAATCTACTATAGGTCCAAGAACTATAGATGATGTGATTAAACCTTTAGTTGAAGAAGCAGGATTTGTAGCAGGAAAAGATATCTATTTAGCCCATTGTCCTGAAAGAGTACTACCGGGACAGATAATTAGAGAGATGGTGGAAAACAGTAGAATATGTGGTGGTTATACTAGAGCGTGTGCTGAAAAAGCAGCTGAACTATACAAAGCCTTTGTAAAGGGAGAGATAGTTATAACTGATGCTAAAACCGCTGAAATGTCAAAGCTTATGGAAAATACTTTTAGAGATGTAAACATAGCTTTAGCAAATGAACTTGCCAAAGTGTGTAATTACCTAGACGTAAATGTTTTAGATGTTATACAAATGGCTAATAAACATCCAAGAGTAAACCTACATACTCCAGGGCCAGGTGTAGGAGGACATTGTTTAGCAGTTGATCCATATTTCATAGTAGATAAAGCACCAGAATTAGCTAAAATTATAAACTTATCAAGAGAAACTAATTGTAGCATGCCAGCGTATGTAGTAGAAAATGTAGAGAAGATACTTAAGGATATTAAAGATCCTAAAATATCAGTGTTTGGATTAACATATAAGGGAAATATAGATGACATGAGAGAAAGTCCAGCTATGGACATTGTTCATATATTAAAGGATAAAGGTCATAACGTAGTATTACATGACCCTCATGTATGCAGTGATGAAGTTGAAATATTAGGATTTAATGATGCTATAATTGATTCAGATATGATATTAATATTAGCAGACCATAATGAATTTAAAAATATGGATTTAAGATCAATTGAAGAAAATATGAGTACACCGTATATATTTGATACTAAAAATATAGTTCAAAATATAAATATTAAAGCACAAAACCCTGTAATAATGGATGAAGTGGCAGCAACTAAAGAAAAAGGTATAGTATATATAAACTACGGAAATTTATCACAACATATCTAA
- a CDS encoding alginate lyase family protein, translating into MYNLQDIMNREKINVFSFQNLSDEQTIEFSDNIIKGYYLTRQKTLIQLGEGDIWGNAKQLSVDRSVLFWLHSLSFLPILCTAYEMTGIDKYMDKAMELMDIWNELYIQDSKEEFSWHDHSTAIRLINISKLFECWKVKNWNGKNCNKFLEMVDIHLRKLVEESFYMVNHNHGLDQDIAVFVGATVFDILEESNKYKQIALERLDKQINYLFANDGSYKEHSPHYSLLICTRLFDLLNFAYSTNQQDKVSNVKTILEKALKFIRDVTYKDGLLSNLGDSENVDVKKYIFNKRLRDCQVDIINMVEEVFNGKRKTNAIYKDGNYAILNTEESQLIFSSSFHTRVHKHHDDLSFILYGHNQPLLIDCGKYNYNYNDKERQYVISAMGHNTVMVDDMNTDIKRLNIGKSGIINYYFGKEKSFVSGIQCLYEGIIHNRSIISIKEKEFIILDEIKGYKNHKFEQLFNFHPTIECQINQNMIVGRLEDNSEIYVTDLLRDSKNIILHKGENEQFRGWCSLEYNKIEPTYQGTFVKEGTNARFATHICLDKENIFVNSFEWIDDRIKISYDNKYMTIIDGKSNKYIQIDDQLIQANKLNKLKIQEAIDENIQYVYKKKYTEERNRRELLEKKVMGIDEINMHSDKVSPQKIGEEIAWECDANGEGLQYAWYIYRNGQIYEKISYKKTNKLKWKPNISGKYIIKVFVKNDKGNKIIKKSGIYIIQE; encoded by the coding sequence ATGTATAATTTACAAGATATAATGAATAGAGAGAAAATTAACGTTTTTTCTTTTCAAAATTTATCAGATGAACAAACTATTGAATTTAGTGACAATATAATTAAAGGATATTATCTGACACGACAAAAAACTTTAATCCAATTAGGAGAAGGCGATATTTGGGGAAATGCGAAACAGTTAAGCGTAGATAGGAGTGTGCTTTTTTGGCTACATTCATTATCATTTTTACCTATTTTATGTACTGCATATGAAATGACTGGTATTGATAAGTATATGGATAAAGCTATGGAATTGATGGATATATGGAATGAATTATACATACAAGATTCAAAAGAAGAATTTTCATGGCATGATCATTCGACAGCTATAAGGCTTATAAATATATCTAAACTTTTTGAATGTTGGAAAGTAAAAAATTGGAATGGAAAAAATTGCAATAAGTTTCTAGAAATGGTTGATATACATTTGAGAAAATTAGTAGAAGAATCATTCTATATGGTAAATCATAATCATGGTTTAGATCAAGATATTGCAGTTTTTGTAGGAGCAACAGTGTTTGATATTTTGGAGGAATCCAATAAATATAAGCAAATAGCACTTGAAAGGTTAGACAAGCAAATAAATTATTTATTTGCTAATGATGGAAGTTATAAAGAGCATTCTCCACATTATAGTTTGCTAATATGTACTAGATTGTTTGACCTTTTAAATTTTGCATACTCAACTAATCAGCAAGATAAAGTCAGCAATGTTAAAACTATATTAGAAAAAGCATTAAAGTTTATAAGAGATGTTACTTATAAAGATGGGCTACTATCAAACTTAGGAGATAGTGAAAATGTAGATGTAAAAAAATATATTTTTAATAAGAGGCTTAGAGATTGTCAAGTAGATATAATAAACATGGTAGAAGAAGTGTTTAATGGAAAGAGAAAAACGAATGCCATATACAAGGATGGTAACTATGCGATATTAAATACTGAAGAATCGCAATTGATATTTAGTAGCAGTTTTCATACTCGTGTTCATAAACACCACGATGATTTATCGTTTATCTTATATGGACATAATCAACCATTACTAATAGATTGTGGTAAATATAACTACAATTATAATGACAAAGAAAGGCAGTATGTAATATCTGCAATGGGGCATAACACTGTAATGGTGGATGATATGAATACAGATATAAAACGTCTTAATATAGGTAAATCTGGCATAATTAATTATTATTTTGGTAAAGAAAAATCATTTGTAAGTGGTATTCAGTGTTTGTATGAGGGCATTATTCATAATAGATCAATAATATCAATTAAAGAAAAGGAATTTATTATATTAGATGAAATTAAAGGTTATAAAAACCACAAATTTGAACAACTGTTTAACTTTCATCCAACTATTGAGTGTCAAATTAATCAAAATATGATTGTAGGTAGATTAGAAGATAATTCAGAAATATATGTAACAGATTTACTAAGAGACTCAAAAAACATTATTTTACATAAAGGTGAAAATGAGCAGTTTAGAGGTTGGTGTTCTTTAGAATATAATAAAATAGAACCTACATATCAAGGAACATTTGTTAAAGAAGGCACAAATGCAAGATTTGCTACACACATTTGTTTAGATAAGGAAAACATATTTGTTAATAGTTTTGAATGGATTGATGATAGAATTAAAATTTCATATGATAATAAATATATGACAATTATAGATGGAAAATCTAATAAATATATACAGATAGATGATCAATTAATTCAAGCAAATAAGCTGAATAAACTAAAAATCCAAGAGGCAATAGATGAAAATATTCAATATGTATATAAGAAAAAATATACAGAGGAAAGAAATAGAAGAGAGTTATTAGAAAAAAAGGTTATGGGTATAGATGAAATTAATATGCATAGTGATAAAGTATCTCCACAGAAAATTGGAGAAGAAATAGCATGGGAATGTGATGCCAATGGAGAAGGATTACAATATGCATGGTATATATATAGAAATGGCCAAATATATGAAAAGATATCCTATAAAAAAACAAACAAGCTTAAATGGAAACCGAATATATCAGGGAAATATATTATAAAGGTATTTGTGAAAAATGACAAAGGGAACAAAATAATAAAAAAATCAGGCATATATATTATACAGGAATAA
- the wecB gene encoding non-hydrolyzing UDP-N-acetylglucosamine 2-epimerase has protein sequence MIKVMSIFGTRPEAIKMAPVVKELEKSDEIESIVCVTAQHREMLDQVLDLFNIVPDYDLNIMKSGQTLSEITSRALNGLEEVIKKAKPDMILVHGDTTTTFIGSLAAFYNKVKVGHVEAGLRSGNKYSPYPEEMNRSLVGRIADIHFAPTKGNEENLLKERIDEKDICITGNTVIDALLTVVKNDYTFSVDILNNIDYENKKVILLTSHRRENLGQPMENIFSSVRQIVEEKEEVEVVFPVHLNPKVREIANRILGEHNRIHLIEPLEYEPFANLINKCSIILTDSGGIQEEAPSLGKPVLVLRTETERPEAVEAGTVKIVGVEKESIYNMTKALIENKELYDTMAKAVNPYGDGDASKRIEEAIREHFRD, from the coding sequence ATGATAAAGGTAATGTCCATATTTGGAACTAGACCAGAGGCTATAAAGATGGCTCCTGTTGTAAAAGAATTAGAAAAAAGTGATGAAATAGAATCTATAGTTTGTGTTACTGCACAACATAGAGAAATGTTAGATCAAGTATTAGACTTATTTAATATAGTTCCTGATTATGATTTAAATATAATGAAGTCAGGTCAGACCCTTAGTGAAATTACATCAAGGGCATTAAATGGCCTTGAGGAAGTTATTAAAAAAGCAAAGCCAGATATGATTTTAGTCCATGGTGATACTACAACTACTTTTATAGGGTCATTGGCAGCATTTTATAACAAAGTAAAAGTTGGCCATGTGGAAGCAGGATTGAGAAGTGGTAATAAATATTCTCCTTATCCAGAGGAAATGAATAGAAGTTTAGTTGGTAGAATAGCAGATATTCACTTTGCTCCAACAAAGGGGAATGAAGAGAATTTATTAAAAGAAAGAATAGACGAAAAGGATATATGTATTACGGGAAATACAGTAATAGATGCTTTATTAACTGTAGTTAAAAATGATTATACTTTTTCTGTAGATATTTTAAATAACATAGATTATGAGAATAAAAAGGTTATATTATTAACTTCCCATAGAAGGGAAAATTTAGGTCAGCCTATGGAAAATATATTTAGTTCTGTAAGACAAATTGTAGAAGAAAAGGAAGAAGTAGAAGTAGTATTTCCAGTTCACTTAAATCCTAAAGTAAGAGAAATAGCTAATAGGATATTGGGAGAGCATAATAGAATTCACTTAATAGAACCATTAGAATATGAACCTTTTGCAAATCTTATAAACAAATGTTCAATAATACTTACAGACTCTGGTGGTATTCAAGAGGAAGCTCCATCATTAGGAAAGCCTGTATTAGTACTTAGAACTGAGACAGAAAGACCAGAAGCAGTAGAAGCTGGGACGGTTAAAATTGTAGGTGTAGAGAAAGAAAGTATATATAATATGACAAAGGCATTAATAGAAAATAAAGAACTATATGATACTATGGCTAAGGCTGTAAATCCTTATGGAGATGGAGATGCTTCTAAGAGAATAGAAGAAGCTATAAGAGAGCATTTTAGAGATTAA
- the galU gene encoding UTP--glucose-1-phosphate uridylyltransferase GalU, with the protein MDVRKAIIPAAGLGTRFLPATKAQPKEMLPIVDKPTLQYIIEEAVASGIEEILIITGRNKKSIEDHFDKSVELELELEKKNKKEMLEQVRSISDMVNIHYIRQKEPKGLGHAIYCAKSFIGNEPFAVLLGDDIVDSNVPCLRQMIDIYNEYQTTVLGVQEVKREDVSKYGIVDGKFIENGVYKVKNLVEKPDMDKAPSNVAILGRYIINPEIFEILENTKPGKGGEIQLTDALKTLAEKQAMYAYTFSGKRYDVGNKLGFLEATIEFALKREDLRDDFIEYLGKLMRETDLGESIRQVAVEKEK; encoded by the coding sequence ATGGATGTACGTAAAGCTATTATACCAGCAGCAGGACTTGGAACTAGGTTTTTGCCTGCTACTAAAGCACAACCAAAAGAAATGTTACCTATAGTAGATAAACCAACCCTTCAATATATAATAGAAGAAGCAGTAGCTTCAGGGATAGAAGAAATACTAATTATAACGGGAAGAAATAAAAAAAGCATAGAAGATCACTTTGATAAATCAGTAGAATTAGAATTAGAACTGGAGAAGAAAAACAAAAAAGAAATGCTAGAACAAGTGAGAAGTATATCTGATATGGTAAATATCCACTATATCCGTCAAAAGGAGCCTAAGGGTCTTGGTCATGCTATATATTGTGCAAAATCATTTATAGGAAATGAACCCTTTGCCGTATTATTAGGAGATGACATAGTAGATTCAAACGTTCCTTGCTTAAGGCAAATGATAGATATATATAATGAATATCAAACTACTGTACTAGGTGTACAAGAAGTTAAAAGAGAAGACGTATCTAAATATGGTATAGTAGATGGAAAATTTATAGAAAATGGAGTATATAAGGTTAAAAATCTAGTAGAAAAGCCAGATATGGATAAAGCTCCATCTAATGTGGCCATTTTAGGAAGATATATAATTAATCCAGAAATATTTGAGATACTGGAAAATACTAAACCAGGTAAGGGTGGAGAAATACAGCTTACTGATGCACTAAAGACACTAGCAGAAAAACAAGCCATGTATGCCTATACTTTTAGTGGCAAAAGATATGATGTGGGAAACAAATTAGGATTTTTAGAAGCAACTATTGAGTTTGCTTTAAAGCGTGAAGATTTAAGAGATGATTTTATAGAATATTTAGGAAAGCTTATGAGAGAAACTGACTTAGGTGAAAGTATAAGGCAAGTGGCAGTGGAGAAAGAAAAATAA
- a CDS encoding polysaccharide deacetylase family protein, which yields MRKKILVLMILLIISILNLGWIKQEQDSTKKLDVLVTIDVECNRGDKPTLITGEGVSPKCGMYNIMDILEEYEFEGSFFVNVYEHKNYAEGVMANITKDIVSRGHEINLHAHPNSNLSFYNKGIENYNLEQQVYILNYGKNLIEKWTGVSPLAFRGGSYRINDDTFKALKIVGIPVDSTVYYENDHNKISNYKTINKVTKYNDIIEVPIIELRRKTSKGFKRSKFDVDWLTYDELIQVLEQAKNNDLKILNLMLHSFTFADMNGKSGGKLILQIGNKNIYGVDNVDIDDFKKMLEYIKTDDDIDIVTFKEWYEKYSDKDMINSRDFIPVIYR from the coding sequence ATGAGAAAAAAAATTTTAGTGTTGATGATATTATTAATAATTTCTATTTTAAACCTAGGTTGGATTAAGCAAGAACAAGATAGTACAAAAAAGTTAGATGTATTGGTTACTATTGATGTTGAGTGTAATAGAGGAGATAAACCCACTCTTATTACGGGTGAAGGAGTTAGCCCTAAATGTGGTATGTACAACATAATGGATATATTGGAAGAATATGAATTCGAAGGGTCTTTTTTTGTAAATGTATATGAACATAAAAATTATGCTGAAGGAGTAATGGCTAACATAACAAAAGATATTGTCAGTAGAGGGCATGAGATTAATTTACATGCTCATCCAAATTCTAATTTAAGTTTTTATAATAAGGGAATAGAAAACTATAATCTAGAACAGCAAGTCTATATATTGAATTATGGAAAAAATTTGATTGAAAAATGGACTGGAGTAAGTCCATTGGCTTTTAGAGGAGGAAGTTATAGAATAAACGATGATACCTTTAAGGCGCTTAAAATAGTTGGAATACCTGTTGATTCAACTGTATATTATGAGAATGATCACAATAAGATTAGTAATTATAAAACTATAAATAAAGTTACTAAGTATAACGATATTATTGAAGTTCCGATAATTGAACTGAGAAGAAAAACCTCTAAAGGGTTTAAGCGAAGTAAGTTTGATGTAGACTGGTTAACTTATGATGAACTAATACAAGTATTAGAGCAGGCTAAAAATAATGATTTAAAGATACTAAATCTGATGCTACATAGTTTTACATTTGCAGATATGAATGGTAAAAGTGGTGGCAAATTAATATTACAAATAGGAAATAAAAACATTTATGGAGTGGATAATGTTGATATAGATGATTTTAAAAAGATGCTAGAATATATAAAAACAGACGATGACATTGATATAGTAACATTTAAAGAATGGTATGAAAAATATTCTGATAAAGACATGATAAACTCAAGGGATTTTATCCCAGTAATATATAGATAA
- a CDS encoding MBOAT family O-acyltransferase produces MLFNSIDFLIFFMIVIPLYFILPFKHRWILLLASSYYFYMSWNPIYIVLIIFSTIVDYFASIKMSQVEEKKKRKKYLFFSLATNLGLLFVFKYFNFFSVTTANMLNYTGIHIQPYRINLLLPVGISFYTFQTLSYTIDVYNGKTKAERHFGIFALYVSFFPQLVAGPIERSNHLLPQFHRNYKFDYDRVKSGLMLMLWGFFKKVVIADRLALLVNTVYNNPENYQGFPLILATVFFTFQIYCDFSAYSDIAIGCARVMGFDLMKNFDRPYFSKSIKEFWARWHISLSTWFRDYVYIPLGGNRVKLNRNLMNLFITFTISGLWHGASLTFVVWGMLHGTYLIVEKLTEDFREKIIDLLKINKESFSFKLFNCVKTFILVNLAWVFFRANSIKDAMYIIKNMFKINLFNQIQFIEELYNLGLDKQEFWLAITSIIFLLFIHWTQRKNSLGSRINREPLVARWIVYYGLLFAIIIFGVYGGYDESQFIYFQF; encoded by the coding sequence ATGCTATTTAATTCAATTGATTTTTTGATTTTTTTTATGATAGTAATACCGCTGTATTTTATATTACCGTTTAAGCATAGATGGATTCTGTTATTGGCTTCAAGCTATTACTTTTACATGAGTTGGAATCCTATATACATAGTATTGATAATATTTTCAACTATCGTTGATTATTTTGCATCTATAAAAATGAGTCAAGTTGAAGAAAAAAAGAAAAGAAAAAAGTATTTATTTTTTAGTTTAGCTACAAATTTAGGGCTACTATTTGTATTTAAATATTTTAACTTTTTTAGTGTAACTACAGCCAATATGCTAAACTACACCGGTATACATATTCAACCCTATAGGATAAATTTATTATTACCAGTAGGTATATCTTTTTATACGTTCCAGACATTGAGTTATACGATCGATGTATATAACGGAAAAACAAAGGCTGAAAGACACTTTGGAATATTTGCTTTATATGTATCATTTTTTCCACAATTAGTGGCAGGCCCTATAGAAAGGTCTAATCACTTACTACCTCAATTCCATAGAAATTATAAGTTTGATTATGACAGAGTAAAGAGTGGATTGATGCTAATGCTTTGGGGATTTTTTAAAAAAGTTGTAATAGCGGATAGATTGGCATTACTTGTTAATACAGTGTATAACAATCCAGAAAATTATCAAGGATTTCCTTTAATATTAGCTACAGTATTTTTTACATTTCAAATATATTGTGATTTTTCTGCTTACTCAGATATAGCCATTGGCTGCGCTAGAGTAATGGGCTTTGATTTGATGAAGAATTTTGATAGACCATACTTTTCAAAATCTATAAAAGAATTTTGGGCTAGATGGCATATATCTCTTTCTACATGGTTTAGAGATTACGTATATATTCCTCTTGGTGGGAATAGAGTAAAATTAAATAGGAATTTAATGAACCTTTTCATAACATTCACTATAAGTGGTCTATGGCATGGCGCTTCTTTAACATTTGTTGTATGGGGAATGTTACATGGAACGTATTTAATTGTAGAAAAGTTAACAGAAGATTTTAGAGAAAAAATTATTGATTTATTAAAAATTAATAAAGAATCTTTTAGTTTTAAGCTATTTAATTGTGTCAAGACATTTATTCTCGTAAATTTGGCATGGGTATTTTTCAGAGCTAATTCAATTAAAGATGCTATGTATATAATAAAAAATATGTTTAAAATAAACTTATTTAATCAAATCCAGTTTATTGAAGAATTATATAATTTAGGGTTGGACAAGCAAGAATTTTGGTTAGCTATCACGAGTATTATCTTCTTACTATTTATTCATTGGACACAAAGAAAAAATAGTTTGGGAAGTAGAATAAATAGAGAACCGTTAGTAGCTAGATGGATTGTTTATTATGGTCTTTTATTTGCAATAATAATTTTCGGAGTTTATGGAGGTTATGATGAAAGTCAATTTATATATTTCCAATTCTAA